A section of the Maniola hyperantus chromosome 23, iAphHyp1.2, whole genome shotgun sequence genome encodes:
- the LOC117993136 gene encoding uncharacterized protein, with product MWSIWRVWSVAVCICACSVAQRIDQEPILSPRPARVRDRDMKPDEPTCDQLKAMWRFSKRQARAPEIMNEVNTYRDPLMYNEWPVYTAMPRAAPRFRYQYPSIPREAYGRVITKAPPNVVRTPDYGEMFGMLNVPHTSGKILRYSGPSRPRGGPTFMVPPQRDRFEALKKLIRQEHVRELQRKYETEQKQELKEIAAGRGNEDYVYGTYGEQEPSGLQPLEYAADEPAARHGKKPQSGNRQASQFSRYSDVMLPPVRRTFYHPFFDYLPEYAPYY from the exons ATGTGGTCGATCTGGCGAGTATGGAGCGTGGCGGTGTGCATATGCGCCTGCTCAGTGGCCCAGCGCATAGACCAGGAGCCCATACTCTCCCCGCGACCCGCGAGGGTGCGCGACCGCGACATGAAACCTGACGAGCCGACATGCGACCAGTTGAAAGCTATGTGGAG GTTCTCAAAGCGGCAAGCGCGGGCCCCAGAGATTATGAATGAGGTGAACACATACCGCGACCCGCTGATGTACAACGAGTGGCCGGTCTACACTGCGATGCCGCGCGCTGCACCTAG ATTCAGATATCAGTACCCGTCCATCCCTCGCGAGGCGTACGGTCGGGTCATCACGAAAGCACCGCCTAACGTCGTCCGCACACCCGACTATGGCGAG ATGTTCGGCATGTTGAATGTACCACACACGTCTGGCAAGATACTGAGATACTCTGGACCTTCCCGACCTCGAGGAGGTCCCACGTTCATGGTGCCTCCACAAAGGGACAG gtTCGAAGCACTGAAGAAATTGATTCGACAGGAGCATGTCCGCGAATTGCAGCGAAAATACGAGACGGAACAGAAGCAAGAACTCAAAGAGATTGCAGCTGGACGCGG TAATGAGGACTATGTATACGGCACTTATGGCGAACAGGAACCTAGTGGACTCCAACCTTTAGAATATGCAGCCGATGAACCTGCGGCAAGACATGGAaa GAAGCCACAATCAGGCAATCGCCAAGCATCGCAGTTCTCGCGCTACTCCGACGTGATGCTGCCACCCGTGCGCCGCACCTTCTACCACCCCTTCTTCGACTACCTCCCCGAGTACGCCCCATACTACTGA